A portion of the Blattabacterium clevelandi genome contains these proteins:
- the murD gene encoding UDP-N-acetylmuramoyl-L-alanine--D-glutamate ligase, whose product MKKKFIVVLGGGESGVGAALLAKKNGLKIFLSDSGIILNRYKKILVENQIPFEEKGHTENMILQAFKVIKSPGISRENILIKKINFLGIPIISELEFGKSYLNSSYIISITGSNGKTTTSSIVYKILKKDGFHVGIAGNIGRSFSREVIKKKEFYVLEVSSFQLDDCLNFRSNIAVLLNITRDHLNRYKDFQGYISSKLRIFTNQNKEDIFIYNHDDPILKKELKKYTILSHCIPFSIKEELQVGAYIKWNNIVFRKKKNKKEICLLNIEKISLKGDHNLYNIIASVLVSKILNVKKKSIIHSVLDFYPIEHRMEKVLNINGVQFINDSKATNVNAVFYALKSMNSPIIWIAGGKDKGNDYRELLPLVKKKVKALIFLGKKNKKFINFFQDVIDIIIVTECLKNAVRIAYMLSIHGDNILLSPACSSLDIFKNYKERGHQFKQEVKKIFYEKNRYFF is encoded by the coding sequence ATGAAAAAAAAATTCATTGTTGTATTAGGAGGAGGAGAGAGTGGAGTAGGGGCAGCTTTATTAGCTAAAAAAAATGGGTTAAAAATATTTTTATCTGATTCTGGAATTATTCTAAATAGATACAAAAAAATTTTAGTAGAAAATCAAATTCCTTTTGAAGAAAAGGGACATACAGAAAACATGATTCTTCAAGCGTTCAAAGTGATAAAAAGTCCGGGTATTTCTAGAGAAAATATCTTGATAAAAAAAATCAATTTTTTAGGAATTCCCATTATTTCCGAGTTAGAATTTGGAAAAAGTTATCTGAATTCTTCTTATATTATTAGCATTACAGGAAGTAATGGAAAAACTACAACAAGTTCTATTGTGTACAAAATTCTTAAAAAAGATGGATTCCATGTAGGAATTGCAGGAAATATTGGACGTAGTTTTTCACGAGAAGTAATAAAAAAAAAAGAATTTTATGTATTAGAAGTGAGTAGTTTTCAACTGGATGATTGTTTAAATTTTCGTTCAAATATTGCAGTATTATTAAATATAACAAGGGATCATTTGAATAGATATAAGGATTTTCAAGGATATATATCTTCTAAATTGAGAATTTTTACTAATCAAAATAAGGAAGATATTTTTATTTATAATCATGATGATCCTATTCTAAAAAAGGAATTAAAAAAATATACAATTTTATCTCATTGTATCCCTTTTTCTATAAAAGAAGAGTTACAGGTAGGTGCTTATATCAAATGGAATAATATTGTTTTTCGTAAAAAAAAAAATAAAAAAGAAATATGTCTTCTCAATATAGAAAAAATATCTTTAAAGGGAGATCATAATTTATACAATATAATAGCATCAGTTCTTGTTTCCAAAATATTGAATGTTAAAAAAAAATCCATTATCCATTCTGTATTGGACTTTTATCCTATAGAACATCGTATGGAAAAAGTATTAAATATTAATGGAGTACAATTTATTAATGATTCTAAAGCTACTAATGTAAATGCCGTTTTTTATGCATTAAAAAGTATGAATTCTCCTATAATATGGATTGCAGGAGGAAAAGATAAAGGAAATGATTATAGAGAATTATTACCATTGGTTAAAAAAAAAGTGAAAGCCCTAATTTTTTTAGGAAAAAAAAATAAAAAATTTATAAATTTTTTTCAAGATGTGATTGATATTATTATAGTTACGGAATGCCTTAAAAATGCGGTTAGAATAGCATACATGTTATCTATTCATGGAGATAATATATTATTATCTCCAGCATGTTCTAGTTTGGATATTTTTAAAAATTATAAAGAAAGAGGTCATCAATTTAAACAAGAAGTAAAAAAAATTTTCTATGAAAAAAATAGATATTTTTTTTAA
- the mraY gene encoding phospho-N-acetylmuramoyl-pentapeptide-transferase codes for MIIFPIFKYLISNSIIINSVFYRSVIAFILSICISFFTNKKIILWNKRKKSIGERVRNLGLKEQKEKEGTPTMGGLIIIISALIPTMVFSKLNNLYIIILIITTLWMGCLGFIDDYIKIKYHKNGLSFMGKILGQIILGIFIGIFMSFNKNITTFNQKIDYCSKKYPSLLVSEKHNFKTTIPSFSHINEFDYAYIFKKKWKKYTWIIFVPIVIIIITFISNGANITDGIDGLTAGVSSIIFSTLSLFSLISSSKIYSSFFHFLYIPNIGEITIFSFSFLGSLIGFLWYNAYPAQIFMGDSGSLTIGGVIAAISILIRKELILPILCGIFFIENFSVIIQVLYFKFYKIKYGIGKRIFMMAPLHHHFQKLGYHESKIVYRFLIIQMILSMVVVILLIT; via the coding sequence ATGATAATTTTTCCTATTTTTAAGTATTTAATTTCGAATTCTATAATCATAAATTCTGTTTTTTATAGATCTGTCATAGCATTTATTTTATCTATTTGTATATCATTTTTTACCAATAAAAAAATTATTTTATGGAATAAAAGAAAAAAAAGTATAGGAGAACGAGTACGAAATCTTGGTCTAAAGGAACAAAAAGAAAAAGAAGGAACTCCTACAATGGGAGGATTAATTATTATAATTTCTGCATTAATTCCTACCATGGTTTTTTCAAAATTAAATAATTTATATATCATAATTTTGATAATTACTACATTATGGATGGGATGCCTTGGATTTATAGATGATTATATAAAAATCAAATATCATAAAAATGGACTTAGTTTCATGGGAAAAATATTAGGTCAAATAATCCTAGGTATTTTTATCGGAATTTTTATGTCTTTTAATAAAAATATCACTACTTTTAATCAAAAAATAGATTATTGTTCTAAAAAATATCCATCTTTATTAGTATCCGAAAAACATAATTTTAAGACAACTATTCCTAGTTTTTCCCATATAAATGAATTTGATTACGCCTATATTTTTAAAAAAAAATGGAAAAAATATACATGGATTATTTTCGTACCTATCGTTATTATAATTATTACATTTATATCTAATGGAGCAAATATAACCGATGGAATTGATGGATTAACGGCTGGGGTCTCTTCTATCATATTTTCAACATTATCCTTATTTTCTTTAATTTCCAGTAGTAAAATTTACTCCTCTTTTTTTCATTTTTTGTATATTCCTAATATAGGAGAAATCACTATATTCTCTTTTTCTTTTTTAGGATCTTTAATTGGATTTCTTTGGTATAATGCCTATCCAGCACAAATTTTTATGGGAGATAGTGGAAGTTTAACTATAGGAGGTGTCATTGCAGCAATATCTATATTAATTAGAAAAGAATTAATACTTCCTATTTTATGTGGAATTTTTTTTATCGAAAATTTTTCTGTAATAATACAAGTGTTGTATTTTAAATTTTATAAAATAAAATATGGAATAGGAAAAAGAATTTTTATGATGGCTCCTTTACATCATCATTTTCAAAAACTAGGTTATCATGAAAGTAAAATAGTATATCGTTTTTTAATCATACAAATGATTCTTTCTATGGTGGTAGTTATTTTATTAATCACATAA
- a CDS encoding UDP-N-acetylmuramoyl-L-alanyl-D-glutamate--2,6-diaminopimelate ligase: MKKLLMDILIKVNILKIIGDSKKWIEGISIHSKMVKKNRIFVAHKGRSTDGHLFIIEAIQNGANIIVCEKKPFFIHKSITYVLVKDSIEALGTISSNFYDNPTKKIKLVGITGTNGKTSVATILHCLFYKMGEKNILISTMGIKIMSKKIPTLHTTPNIIEINKYLNISIQKGCKYAFMEVSSHGIHQKRITGLLFTGGIFTNITHDHLDYHKSFDNYLSTKRFFFENFLHKNTFALINVDDKNSHKIIKNVLAKIYFYGVKKKADFKIKILKENINGNELLIDKNKFFIGLIGKFNIYNLLASYATAILLGKKKYEILKKIKTIKPIKGRFEQFLSYSGIRIIVDYAHNPNGLKTVLNTIKKIKKKEEKLICVIGCGGNRDKKKRSLMGKIVYDLCDRSIFTSDNPREEDPKKILIDMKKFRSYFKKKKYILTIVNRKEAIKKAIQLAKKKDIIVLAGKGHENYQEIKGIRYPFNDMKIAKTLLKNDNR, from the coding sequence ATGAAAAAACTACTAATGGATATTTTAATAAAAGTGAATATATTAAAAATCATAGGAGATTCTAAAAAATGGATAGAAGGGATTTCTATACATTCTAAAATGGTAAAAAAAAATAGGATTTTTGTAGCTCATAAAGGAAGAAGTACAGATGGTCATTTGTTTATTATAGAAGCTATCCAAAATGGAGCAAATATCATAGTTTGCGAAAAAAAACCTTTTTTCATACATAAATCTATTACCTATGTACTCGTCAAAGATTCAATAGAAGCTTTAGGAACTATTTCTTCTAATTTTTATGATAATCCTACTAAAAAAATAAAATTGGTAGGCATTACGGGGACAAATGGAAAAACCTCCGTGGCTACAATACTTCATTGTTTATTTTATAAAATGGGAGAAAAAAATATACTTATTTCTACTATGGGTATTAAAATTATGTCTAAAAAAATTCCTACTTTACATACAACTCCCAATATTATTGAAATAAATAAATATTTAAATATATCGATTCAAAAAGGATGTAAATATGCATTTATGGAAGTAAGTTCACATGGAATTCATCAAAAAAGAATTACAGGATTATTATTTACAGGAGGAATATTTACTAATATTACACATGATCATTTAGATTACCATAAATCTTTTGATAATTATCTATCAACTAAAAGATTTTTTTTTGAAAATTTTTTGCATAAAAATACTTTTGCATTAATTAATGTTGATGACAAAAATTCACATAAAATCATAAAAAATGTTTTGGCTAAAATCTATTTTTACGGAGTAAAAAAAAAAGCAGATTTTAAAATTAAAATTTTAAAAGAAAACATCAATGGTAATGAATTATTAATTGATAAAAATAAGTTTTTTATCGGTTTAATTGGAAAATTTAATATTTACAATTTATTGGCTAGTTACGCTACAGCTATATTATTGGGGAAAAAAAAATATGAAATATTAAAAAAAATAAAGACTATAAAACCTATAAAAGGTCGTTTTGAACAATTTCTATCCTATTCTGGAATTCGTATCATTGTTGATTACGCTCATAATCCAAATGGATTAAAAACGGTTTTAAATACCATTAAAAAAATAAAAAAAAAAGAGGAAAAGTTAATTTGCGTAATAGGTTGTGGAGGAAATAGAGATAAAAAAAAACGTTCATTAATGGGAAAAATTGTCTATGATCTATGTGATAGATCAATTTTTACATCAGATAATCCTAGGGAAGAAGATCCAAAAAAAATATTAATCGATATGAAAAAGTTTAGATCATATTTCAAGAAGAAAAAGTATATTTTGACAATTGTTAATCGAAAAGAAGCTATTAAAAAAGCTATTCAATTAGCAAAAAAAAAAGATATTATTGTTCTAGCAGGAAAAGGACACGAAAATTATCAAGAAATTAAAGGAATACGTTACCCTTTTAACGATATGAAAATTGCTAAAACGTTATTAAAAAATGATAATAGATAA
- a CDS encoding penicillin-binding protein, translating to MMKRKRYILLYKSYLIGFLFLFIASLIIFNLFYIQNCSDQYKKSFIERTIRTNLIKAKRGNIYASDSSILAMSIIRYDIHIDFRSISEKLFKENIFFLCNSLESLFKKPRNFFYKKFQYEKKKGNRYFLLVKNLDYPHFKILRNFPIFNKGKIRGGFIVEKKNFRVHTLESIGKRTLGYDDHRGKAGLEGAFSKYLKGKNGKRLEQRISSNIWKPLNSGNEIDPEDGKDVYSTIDISLQDIAYNALLHELTISNADHGCVILMKVKSGEISAMINLEKTKKNVYEDLRNFSVWECSEPGSTFKTMSILAALEDKKIEMDMIVNIKDGVMKLRGKKIRDSHYSGYRKMNLKQILEYSSNIGIAKIIYENYKENPKQFIEHFRKWKLDKKIGIDIPGESHPFIPKPGGENWSSITLPWLTFGYNLKLTPLQILTFYNSIANKGIMIKPIFIRDIKFYGKSIKKYTTPIVMNPSIASKESIKKIQNMLEGVVKNGTAKKYYHPEYPYAGKTGTTQLDYWIKGKPLSYNSSFVGYFPAKNPKYSCIVVISKPEKGYYGIEVAVPVFDKIARSIYPKIGKKYLNKNNKVDINFIKKIKESKNYSLIYYLDQGIMPNIISFPGKEIIPLLENRGIKIQYKGIGKVFFQSVKPGNKLKKNKVIFLKLEE from the coding sequence ATGATGAAACGAAAAAGGTATATTTTATTGTATAAATCTTACTTAATTGGTTTTTTATTTCTTTTTATTGCATCCCTGATTATTTTTAATTTATTCTACATTCAGAATTGTTCAGATCAATATAAAAAGTCTTTTATAGAAAGAACAATTAGAACTAATTTAATTAAGGCAAAACGTGGAAATATTTATGCATCAGATAGCAGTATTTTAGCCATGTCTATCATAAGATATGATATTCATATTGATTTTAGATCTATATCAGAAAAATTATTTAAAGAAAATATTTTCTTTTTGTGTAATTCTTTAGAATCTTTGTTTAAAAAACCAAGAAATTTTTTTTATAAAAAATTTCAATACGAAAAAAAAAAGGGAAATAGATATTTTTTATTAGTAAAAAATTTAGATTATCCACATTTCAAAATATTACGAAATTTTCCAATTTTTAACAAAGGAAAAATACGAGGAGGTTTTATTGTAGAAAAGAAAAATTTCAGAGTACATACATTAGAAAGTATAGGAAAAAGAACTTTAGGATACGATGATCATAGGGGTAAAGCAGGGTTAGAAGGAGCTTTTAGTAAGTATCTTAAAGGAAAAAATGGAAAACGATTAGAACAACGTATTAGTTCTAATATCTGGAAACCATTAAATTCAGGGAATGAAATTGATCCAGAAGACGGAAAAGACGTTTATTCTACTATAGATATATCTTTACAAGATATTGCTTATAATGCTTTACTTCATGAACTAACCATTTCTAATGCTGATCATGGATGTGTGATCCTTATGAAGGTAAAAAGTGGTGAAATTAGTGCTATGATTAATTTAGAAAAAACAAAAAAAAATGTTTATGAAGATTTAAGAAATTTTTCTGTATGGGAATGTAGTGAACCTGGATCTACTTTCAAGACTATGTCTATTCTTGCTGCTTTAGAAGATAAAAAAATAGAAATGGATATGATTGTTAATATTAAAGATGGTGTTATGAAATTAAGAGGAAAAAAAATACGAGATAGTCATTACAGTGGATATAGAAAAATGAATCTAAAACAAATTTTGGAATATTCTTCAAATATAGGAATCGCCAAAATTATTTATGAAAATTACAAAGAAAATCCGAAACAATTCATAGAACATTTTAGAAAATGGAAATTAGATAAAAAAATAGGAATAGATATTCCAGGTGAAAGTCACCCTTTCATTCCAAAACCGGGTGGAGAAAATTGGAGTAGTATTACATTACCATGGCTAACTTTCGGATATAACTTGAAACTAACCCCTTTGCAAATTCTAACTTTTTATAATTCTATTGCTAATAAAGGGATTATGATTAAACCTATTTTTATTAGAGATATTAAATTTTATGGAAAAAGTATTAAAAAATATACTACCCCTATTGTAATGAATCCTTCTATCGCATCAAAAGAATCTATAAAAAAAATTCAAAATATGCTAGAAGGAGTGGTAAAAAATGGAACAGCTAAAAAATATTATCATCCAGAATATCCTTATGCAGGAAAAACTGGGACCACACAATTAGATTATTGGATAAAAGGGAAACCTTTATCTTACAATAGTTCTTTTGTAGGATATTTTCCTGCAAAAAATCCAAAATATTCTTGTATTGTAGTTATTTCAAAACCAGAAAAAGGATATTACGGAATAGAAGTAGCTGTCCCCGTATTTGATAAAATAGCTAGATCAATTTATCCAAAAATTGGAAAAAAGTATCTTAACAAAAATAATAAAGTAGATATTAATTTTATAAAAAAAATTAAAGAATCCAAAAATTATTCGTTAATCTATTACCTTGATCAAGGTATTATGCCTAATATAATTTCTTTTCCTGGAAAAGAAATTATCCCTCTATTAGAAAATAGAGGGATAAAGATACAATATAAAGGGATAGGAAAAGTTTTTTTTCAGTCTGTAAAACCAGGAAATAAATTGAAAAAAAATAAAGTTATATTTCTGAAATTAGAAGAATGA
- a CDS encoding FtsL-like putative cell division protein — MKTNFKDILKGKFLVKEDAYRSWNFIVFITILSLISITSSHMMDRKIRKITNISEEIKELQSEYADIHSKFLKMKLSSVLNKMVNINGLKYLEEPPYELILIDKKEMDPKRK, encoded by the coding sequence ATGAAGACTAATTTCAAAGATATACTGAAAGGAAAATTTTTAGTGAAGGAAGATGCATATCGTAGTTGGAATTTTATTGTTTTTATTACTATTTTATCTTTAATAAGCATTACTAGTTCTCATATGATGGATCGTAAAATTAGAAAAATTACGAATATAAGTGAAGAAATAAAAGAACTTCAATCTGAGTATGCAGATATTCATAGTAAATTTCTAAAAATGAAACTATCTTCCGTTTTAAATAAAATGGTCAATATAAATGGTTTAAAATATTTAGAGGAGCCACCATACGAATTAATTTTAATCGATAAAAAAGAGATGGATCCAAAAAGAAAATGA
- the rsmH gene encoding 16S rRNA (cytosine(1402)-N(4))-methyltransferase RsmH, whose amino-acid sequence MKFQHYYYHKPVLLKESIDNLVTDKNGIYIDVTFGGGGHSYEILKKLDRKAILIALDQDEESIKNNFIKDKRFHLFQKNFIHIKNVLKKLHIEKVSGLLADLGISSFQMDNPIRGFSHQLNCTLDMRMNQNGDSYSAVHVINKYSKNELFHIFYKYGDFKNAVKITEKILERRLKKPIKTTLDLKNIFFLKKSSFNKRKKFFSRLFQSIRIEVNNEINILKNFLLESSEVILPGGRISVISYHSIEDRITKYFFKKGCFKQKNSSQIDIIPFKMIHKKVIRPSIQEIMDNPRSRSARLRIAEKL is encoded by the coding sequence ATGAAATTTCAACATTATTATTACCATAAACCAGTACTACTCAAAGAAAGTATAGATAATTTGGTTACAGATAAAAATGGAATTTATATAGATGTTACATTTGGTGGAGGTGGACATTCTTATGAAATTTTAAAAAAATTAGATCGAAAAGCTATTTTAATTGCTTTGGATCAAGATGAAGAATCCATAAAAAATAATTTTATCAAGGATAAACGTTTTCATTTATTCCAAAAAAATTTTATACATATAAAAAATGTATTGAAAAAACTTCATATCGAAAAAGTATCAGGATTATTAGCTGATTTAGGAATATCTTCTTTTCAAATGGATAATCCTATAAGAGGATTTTCTCATCAATTAAACTGTACTTTGGATATGAGAATGAATCAGAATGGAGATTCTTATTCTGCTGTACATGTGATCAATAAATATTCAAAAAATGAATTATTTCATATATTTTACAAATATGGAGATTTCAAAAATGCAGTAAAAATTACTGAAAAAATATTAGAAAGACGTTTAAAAAAACCTATTAAAACTACCTTGGATTTAAAAAATATTTTTTTTCTTAAAAAATCTTCTTTTAATAAAAGAAAAAAATTTTTTTCTAGACTTTTTCAATCTATACGAATAGAAGTTAATAATGAAATAAATATTTTAAAAAATTTTTTACTAGAATCTTCTGAAGTTATCCTACCAGGAGGTAGAATTTCCGTGATTTCTTATCATTCAATAGAAGATAGAATTACAAAATATTTCTTTAAAAAAGGATGTTTTAAACAAAAAAATAGTAGTCAGATCGATATAATTCCATTTAAAATGATTCATAAAAAAGTAATTAGGCCTAGTATTCAGGAAATTATGGATAATCCAAGATCTCGAAGTGCTAGGTTAAGAATTGCGGAAAAACTATAA
- a CDS encoding LptF/LptG family permease: MKKIDRYIIYNVLVTYIFITFFLQILSIVIDISQRMHRLDNNQGSIKQALIHYYPFWSIWLANTFSPISVFLSIIFFTSRLTKNLEMTAILSSGISFKRITIPYLISAFMIGGFSLIMNYSFLPMANKIKNKFHYQYLLSLRQKSQYENSKAISAQISNNEYLFIRNFSKKKNIGHECVYQKLNRNKLVYILKAKNIFWSKKYRIYILHDYIETYIKKNKDILFKGFYIKKNFAMTPEELLPEEYIAETMTISELKKFINIEKKKGSHNINMHLNEYYQRTSLPFSTFIFTILGLSISSKMKKGGIGVNLIIGLILAFFYIFFIEISKVYSTKEYLPSYLSVWLPNIIMGIITLFIYWNRNKN; encoded by the coding sequence ATGAAAAAAATAGATCGTTATATTATTTATAATGTTCTTGTTACTTATATATTTATTACTTTTTTTTTACAGATACTATCTATAGTTATAGATATTTCTCAACGTATGCATAGGTTGGATAACAATCAAGGATCAATAAAACAGGCTTTAATTCATTATTACCCATTTTGGTCTATATGGTTAGCCAATACTTTTTCCCCTATTTCCGTTTTTTTATCTATTATTTTTTTTACATCTAGATTAACTAAAAATTTAGAAATGACCGCTATTCTAAGTAGCGGAATTAGTTTCAAAAGAATTACTATTCCTTATTTAATTTCAGCATTTATGATAGGAGGATTTTCTTTAATCATGAATTATTCTTTTTTACCCATGGCTAATAAAATAAAAAATAAATTTCATTATCAATATTTATTGAGTTTAAGACAAAAAAGTCAATACGAAAATAGTAAAGCTATAAGTGCTCAAATTTCCAATAATGAATATCTATTTATTAGAAATTTTTCAAAAAAAAAAAATATAGGACATGAATGTGTATATCAAAAACTTAATAGAAATAAATTAGTATATATTTTAAAAGCTAAAAATATTTTTTGGTCCAAAAAATATCGTATATATATTCTACATGATTATATAGAAACTTATATAAAAAAGAATAAAGATATATTATTCAAAGGATTTTATATAAAAAAAAATTTTGCTATGACTCCGGAAGAACTTTTACCGGAAGAGTATATAGCAGAAACTATGACCATTTCGGAACTTAAAAAATTTATTAATATAGAAAAAAAAAAAGGAAGCCATAACATAAATATGCATTTGAATGAGTATTATCAAAGAACAAGTTTACCTTTTTCTACTTTTATATTTACTATTTTAGGATTATCGATATCATCAAAAATGAAAAAAGGAGGAATAGGAGTAAATCTCATTATTGGATTAATATTAGCCTTTTTTTATATTTTTTTTATAGAAATATCTAAAGTATACTCTACAAAAGAGTATTTACCTTCTTATTTATCTGTTTGGCTTCCAAATATCATTATGGGAATAATCACATTATTCATTTATTGGAATAGAAATAAAAATTAA
- a CDS encoding Do family serine endopeptidase: MKKIVVYIVISSIMSSVMTIAVYKKYTKEDPPLFPYGSSFEKTTPSNSSSLISSAGLPDFTRVVEKTIHAVVNVKNYSKKYSNRLNFDPFDFFFGFPDDFGGRGKMPQRNDIPGLHGSGVIISPDGYIVTNNHVIKDADKIEITLSDQRTYRAKLIGTDTSTDIALLKINEKNLPFIYFSDSNKVQVGEWVLAIGNPFDLNSTVTAGIISAKNRNLGILRGETQTAIESFFQTDAAVNPGNSGGALVNTNGELIGINTAISSNSGNFIGYSFSAPSNLVGKVIQDIKKYGTVQRAYLGVRGMDLSKAEYLKAYNNETHQNIKPQQGFLIGEVFDKSGAYEAGLKKGDIIKSIDGKPIQNVADLSFMVGTKHPGDQVKVNIVRNREKKTFNVTLKDSQGRTKIRKKEEITPSELLGATFETLGKDYKKDFGINYGIRITEIRTGRLSSIGLEEGDIILSINGEKIRKPNDVDRILKRYKGDVTIKSIKQNGQVYIAGFEMN; this comes from the coding sequence ATGAAAAAAATAGTTGTTTATATTGTTATTAGTAGTATCATGAGCTCAGTAATGACTATTGCAGTATACAAAAAATATACTAAAGAAGACCCTCCATTATTTCCATATGGATCTTCGTTTGAAAAAACGACCCCCTCAAATTCATCTTCATTAATTAGTTCTGCTGGATTACCTGATTTTACAAGAGTAGTAGAAAAAACAATACATGCGGTAGTAAATGTAAAAAATTATTCTAAAAAATATAGTAATCGATTGAATTTCGATCCATTTGACTTTTTCTTTGGATTTCCTGATGATTTTGGAGGAAGAGGTAAAATGCCTCAAAGAAATGATATACCTGGTCTTCATGGATCTGGAGTGATAATATCTCCTGATGGATATATTGTTACAAATAATCATGTCATAAAAGATGCAGATAAGATAGAAATTACTCTTAGTGATCAAAGAACTTATAGAGCAAAATTGATTGGTACAGATACAAGTACGGATATAGCTTTATTAAAAATAAATGAAAAAAATTTACCTTTTATTTATTTTTCGGATTCTAATAAAGTACAAGTAGGAGAATGGGTTTTAGCAATAGGAAATCCTTTTGATTTGAATTCTACTGTTACTGCAGGTATCATAAGTGCTAAAAATAGAAATTTAGGAATATTAAGAGGAGAAACTCAAACAGCTATAGAATCTTTCTTTCAAACAGATGCAGCTGTAAATCCTGGTAATAGTGGAGGAGCATTAGTAAATACAAATGGGGAACTAATTGGAATTAACACGGCAATTTCTTCTAATTCAGGAAATTTTATAGGATATAGTTTTTCCGCTCCTTCAAATTTAGTTGGAAAAGTGATACAGGATATTAAGAAATACGGAACTGTACAACGTGCATATTTAGGAGTTAGAGGAATGGATCTTTCTAAGGCTGAATATTTAAAAGCTTATAACAATGAAACTCATCAAAATATAAAACCACAACAAGGATTCTTAATTGGAGAAGTATTTGACAAAAGTGGAGCCTATGAAGCAGGTCTTAAAAAAGGAGATATTATCAAAAGTATAGACGGAAAACCGATTCAAAATGTAGCAGATTTATCTTTTATGGTTGGAACCAAACATCCAGGAGATCAGGTAAAAGTTAATATTGTACGTAATAGAGAAAAAAAAACTTTTAACGTTACTTTAAAAGATTCACAAGGAAGAACAAAAATTAGAAAAAAAGAGGAAATAACACCATCGGAATTACTAGGTGCTACCTTTGAAACTCTGGGTAAAGATTACAAAAAAGATTTTGGAATTAATTATGGTATTAGAATTACAGAAATCCGAACAGGTCGTTTAAGTTCTATAGGACTGGAAGAAGGAGATATTATTTTATCTATTAATGGAGAAAAAATAAGAAAACCTAATGATGTAGATCGTATTTTAAAAAGATACAAAGGAGATGTAACTATAAAATCTATTAAACAAAATGGTCAAGTATATATAGCAGGATTTGAAATGAATTAA
- the dapF gene encoding diaminopimelate epimerase: MKFNFFKYQGTGNDFIILDIRKKKIPVCIPALFTKLCNRNFGIGADGIILIKNDFQSDFYMKYYNSDGKESTMCGNGGRCAISFSKKLGIKKKNKIYFRAIDGIHYGIIKDKNLICINLIDIEINMIKIYPKYIFLNTGSPHHVLFVENIQKIDVNKQGRKIRFQSPYEEDGVNVNFVEVIGNNTIKVRTYERGVEKETLSCGTGVTASAIAAYEKGILAYYNHVYGKVLAYTLGGKLWISFKKIHDKYKEINLTGSVKFIFEGYINI; the protein is encoded by the coding sequence ATGAAATTTAATTTTTTTAAATACCAAGGGACGGGGAATGATTTCATCATACTAGATATTAGAAAAAAAAAAATTCCGGTATGTATCCCTGCTTTGTTTACAAAATTATGTAATAGGAATTTTGGAATTGGAGCTGATGGAATTATTTTAATTAAAAATGATTTTCAAAGCGATTTTTATATGAAGTATTATAATTCTGATGGAAAAGAAAGTACAATGTGTGGAAATGGAGGACGTTGTGCCATTTCATTTTCAAAAAAATTAGGAATAAAAAAAAAAAATAAAATCTATTTTAGAGCTATAGATGGAATTCACTATGGTATAATAAAGGATAAAAATTTGATATGCATAAATCTAATTGATATAGAAATAAATATGATAAAAATTTATCCAAAATATATTTTTTTAAATACTGGATCTCCACATCATGTTCTTTTTGTAGAAAATATTCAAAAAATAGATGTTAATAAACAAGGTAGAAAAATTAGATTTCAGTCCCCTTATGAAGAAGATGGTGTCAATGTTAACTTTGTGGAAGTTATTGGAAATAATACGATAAAAGTACGGACTTACGAAAGAGGAGTGGAAAAAGAAACTTTATCCTGTGGTACAGGAGTTACAGCTTCTGCTATTGCAGCTTATGAAAAAGGGATTCTTGCATATTATAATCATGTTTATGGAAAGGTTTTAGCCTACACTTTAGGAGGAAAATTATGGATTTCATTTAAAAAAATACATGATAAATATAAAGAAATAAATTTAACAGGATCTGTTAAATTTATTTTTGAAGGGTATATTAATATTTAA